From Tachyglossus aculeatus isolate mTacAcu1 chromosome 12 unlocalized genomic scaffold, mTacAcu1.pri SUPER_6_unloc_1, whole genome shotgun sequence, the proteins below share one genomic window:
- the GDI2 gene encoding rab GDP dissociation inhibitor beta produces the protein MNEEYDVIVLGTGLTECILSGIMSVNGKKVLHMDRNSYYGGDSASITPLEDLYKRFNLPGSPPESMGRGRDWNVDLIPKFLMANGQLVKMLLYTEVTRYLDFKVTEGSFVYKGGKIYKVPSTEAEALASSLMGLFEKRRFRKFLVYVANFDENDPRTFEGVDPKKTTMRDVYKKFDLGQDVIDFTGHALALYRTDDYLDQPCQETVNRIKLYSESLARYGKSPYLYPLYGLGELPQGFARLSAIYGGTYMLNKPIEEIVIEGGKVIGVKSEGEIARCKQLICDPSYVTDRVTKVGQVIRVICILSHPIKNTNDANSCQIIIPQNQVNRKSDIYVCMISSAHNVAAQGKYIAIVSTTVETNDPEREIKPALDLLEPIEQKFASISDLHAPTDLGTESQIFISRTYDATTHFETTCDDIKDIYKRMMGSEFDFEEMKRKKNDIYGEEEQQ, from the exons ATGAACGAGGAGTACGACGTGATCGTGCTGGGCACCGGCCTGACG GAATGTATTCTTTCCGGTATCATGTCAGTGAATGGAAAGAAGGTCCTTCACATGGATCGCAACTCTTATTATGGAGGCGATAGTGCATCCATCACACCCCTGGAAGAT cTGTATAAAAGATTTAATTTACCAGGATCTCCTCCAGAATCAATGGGGCGGGGAAGAGACTGGAATGTGGACCTAATTCCCAAATTCCTAATGGCTAATG GTCAGTTGGTTAAAATGCTGCTGTATACCGAAGTCACCCGCTACCTAGACTTCAAAGTGACTGAAGGGAGTTTTGTCTACAAAGGAGGGAAAATCTACAAGGTTCCTTCTACTGAGGCTGAAGCTCTGGCATCCA GCTTGATGGGACTGTTCGAGAAACGCCGGTTCAGGAAATTCttggtgtatgttgccaactttgacgaAAACGACCCACGAACTTTTGAAGGCGTCGATCCTAAGAAGACTACTATGCGAGACGTATATAAGAAGTTCGATTTGGGCCAGGATGTTATAGATTTCACGGGTCACGCCCTTGCCCTCTACAGAACTGATGA CTACCTAGACCAGCCATGCCAAGAAACCGTCAACAGGATTAAACTCTACAGTGAGTCTTTGGCTAGATATGGGAAAAGCCCCTATCTTTACCCACTGTACGGGCTTGGAGAGCTGCCCCAAGGATTCGCAAG GCTAAGTGCCATTTATGGAGGCACCTACATGCTGAACAAGCCAATTGAAGAGATTGTGATAGAAGGTGGAAAAGTCATCGGGGTGAAATCTGAAGGAGAG ATCGCCCGCTGCAAGCAGCTGATCTGCGACCCCAGCTATGTAACAGACAGAGTAACCAAAGTGGGCCAGGTGATTCGAGTTATCTGTATCCTGAGCCACCCGATCAAGAACACCAACGACGCCAACTCCTGCCAGATCATCATTCCACAGAACCAGGTCAACCGAAAATCAG ATATCTACGTCTGCATGATTTCTTCCGCGCACAACGTGGCGGCACAAGGGAAGTACATTGCCATAGTTAGCACGACTGTGGAAACCAACGATCCCGAGAGAGAAATCAAACCTGCCTTAGATCTCTTGGAACCAATTGAACAGAA ATTTGCTAGCATCAGTGACCTCCACGCTCCAACTGATTTGGGAACCGAAAGCCAG ATCTTCATTTCACGCACTTACGATGCTACGACTCACTTTGAGACCACCTGTGATGACATTAAGGACATCTACAAAAGGATGATGGGGTCGGAGTTCGACTTCGAGGAAATGAAACGCAAGAAAAATGACATCTACGGTGAAGAGGAGCAGCAGTAA